The Streptomyces sp. NBC_01255 genome window below encodes:
- a CDS encoding group II truncated hemoglobin has product MSTEHTNTLYEAVGGADALRRLSETFYEGVLADPLLAPVFADFTPTHVEHVAVWLAEIFSGPAGFTAEHGGHQALLRAHLGLGITEEQRLRWMDLMTAAVEKELPDDALLRRRVVEYFDWGTRIAKDVSASAPGTDLGDPGPTPRWGWDGLA; this is encoded by the coding sequence ATGAGCACCGAGCACACGAACACCTTGTACGAGGCCGTGGGCGGCGCCGACGCGCTGCGCCGGCTCTCCGAGACGTTCTACGAGGGGGTCCTGGCCGACCCCCTCCTCGCACCCGTCTTCGCCGACTTCACCCCCACCCATGTGGAGCACGTGGCCGTGTGGCTGGCGGAGATCTTCTCCGGACCGGCCGGGTTCACGGCGGAGCACGGCGGGCACCAGGCCCTGCTCCGCGCCCACCTCGGGCTCGGCATCACCGAGGAACAGCGGCTGCGCTGGATGGATTTGATGACGGCGGCCGTGGAGAAGGAGCTGCCGGACGACGCCCTGCTGCGCCGCCGGGTGGTGGAGTACTTCGACTGGGGCACACGGATCGCCAAGGACGTCTCGGCCTCGGCCCCGGGTACGGACCTCGGCGACCCCGGCCCCACCCCGCGCTGGGGCTGGGACGGCCTCGCCTGA
- a CDS encoding tetratricopeptide repeat protein — MTTVSPWGIKGTLVGQLASELATARVALRSGRAEDGARIATRLVTEIAAGKATADDAEDRRRLELVHASALTTLGRAEQEVSPPDGLPRFEDAVRIFSRAVLAGAELRRDELADYGTALGELGRLEEAEQFVTQALEQDAPVPAEVVLGLADLLSRRSEQTEADRLLNLALDTGAEHPGIAERLARSLGEAGETDKAVEAFAQAGMWYGAGGTPGEALRCFDLALGLAGDHIGAMVGRSYALYDLGRHEEALTAVEQALERHPESVEARAYTARLFGSLGRGEEALRLLEDGIELSGEVLELRVARAHVLLSTGRPQEALTAVDGLLAELPTDVELRRMKARILRNLGRPEGAIEILSGLLAENLATLGDRLDVIDTVINMGESERALTETEHALLFVPENPALLGRRALILVLLERYEEALDAARHATALDPTDPVPLHTQTAALMRLERAEEALVPLRQLLDLGADSPGTRRRLTELLVDLRQLDEANRLVQEGLRIHGEDPPLLRTQGHIAILRGAYDEALTPLETAARRLDEAAEGETDEDTVVDVHLWLGEALRRLDRNEEARSSLERALALRPDSGWLLGTLGQVLRASDSGNAEETLRRAVGCEDSPSFAHVELGELLRETGRLAESRDVLVGGTDRWPADAWLWGSLSATEYLLQNYDAALASCDKALSHNSTYPWAWVLKGSVLMDTDELDRAVEAFDAALELEPGNGWPWMLRGWALEMLGRREDARRSFRHAVDGEADAWAPIGLADLQLQDGEFDEARRGFEQVLRTLLPGVDGSQLSQIGWCHLRLDACEQAAREFGEALLLEEPFSPVQFDLALALLGMEPAERAVEAYAEAVVALRGVTHPGRRRFLLHVAEHDLDVVQAQPSFRKVDPGVVDLIRWMLRRDGPATPDWREPMEGKLTPEEYHCAVHATDLTDKVVECLSSEPTRVVNFGFSVRRRGGTRKSKPFTVVVRCPGSGSGEDAHDHEFKGVVAS, encoded by the coding sequence GTGACCACGGTCAGCCCTTGGGGAATCAAGGGCACGCTGGTCGGCCAGCTGGCGTCGGAACTGGCCACAGCTCGTGTGGCGCTCAGATCCGGCAGGGCTGAGGACGGTGCGAGGATCGCGACGCGTCTGGTGACGGAGATCGCCGCCGGGAAGGCGACGGCCGACGACGCAGAGGACCGCCGGCGCCTCGAACTGGTCCACGCGTCCGCGCTGACCACCCTCGGGCGCGCGGAGCAGGAGGTGTCTCCGCCGGACGGCCTGCCTCGGTTCGAGGACGCGGTACGGATCTTCAGCCGCGCGGTGCTCGCCGGGGCGGAGCTGCGGCGCGACGAACTGGCCGACTACGGCACGGCGCTCGGCGAACTGGGCAGGCTGGAGGAGGCGGAGCAGTTCGTCACCCAGGCGCTGGAACAGGACGCACCCGTACCCGCGGAGGTGGTCCTGGGCCTCGCCGACCTGCTGAGCCGACGGTCCGAACAGACGGAGGCGGACCGACTCCTGAATCTCGCGCTCGACACCGGGGCCGAACACCCGGGGATCGCCGAGCGCCTCGCCCGGAGCCTGGGCGAGGCAGGCGAGACGGACAAGGCCGTGGAGGCGTTCGCCCAAGCCGGCATGTGGTACGGAGCCGGGGGAACACCCGGCGAGGCGCTGAGATGCTTCGACCTTGCCCTCGGTCTGGCAGGCGACCACATCGGAGCGATGGTCGGCCGGAGTTACGCGCTGTACGACCTCGGGCGGCACGAGGAAGCGCTGACGGCCGTCGAGCAGGCGCTGGAACGTCATCCGGAATCCGTCGAGGCGCGCGCGTACACGGCGCGGCTGTTCGGCTCGCTGGGACGGGGCGAGGAGGCGCTCCGTCTGCTGGAGGACGGAATCGAGCTTTCCGGCGAGGTGCTGGAGCTGCGCGTCGCGCGGGCCCACGTGCTGCTGTCCACGGGCAGGCCGCAGGAGGCCCTCACGGCCGTGGACGGACTGCTCGCCGAACTGCCGACCGATGTCGAACTGCGCAGGATGAAGGCGCGGATCCTGCGCAACCTCGGTCGTCCGGAGGGTGCGATAGAGATCCTCAGCGGGCTCCTCGCCGAGAATCTGGCCACCCTTGGCGACCGGCTCGACGTGATCGACACGGTGATCAACATGGGTGAGTCCGAACGGGCCCTCACCGAGACGGAACACGCCCTGCTCTTCGTGCCGGAGAACCCCGCCCTGCTCGGGCGCCGCGCGCTGATCCTGGTCCTCCTCGAGCGGTACGAGGAAGCTCTCGACGCGGCGCGGCACGCGACCGCGCTGGATCCCACCGACCCGGTGCCCCTCCACACACAGACGGCGGCGCTGATGCGGCTGGAGCGGGCCGAGGAGGCTCTGGTGCCGCTCCGGCAACTCCTGGACCTGGGCGCGGACTCCCCGGGCACCAGGCGGCGGCTCACCGAGTTGCTCGTCGATCTGAGGCAGCTCGACGAGGCGAATCGCCTGGTCCAGGAGGGACTGCGGATCCACGGAGAGGACCCCCCACTGCTGAGGACACAGGGGCACATCGCCATCCTGCGCGGGGCCTACGACGAGGCCCTGACACCTCTGGAGACGGCGGCCCGGCGATTGGACGAGGCCGCCGAGGGAGAAACCGACGAGGACACGGTGGTGGACGTCCACCTCTGGCTGGGCGAGGCGCTGCGCAGACTCGACCGCAATGAGGAAGCCCGCTCCTCCCTGGAGCGCGCCCTCGCGCTGCGTCCGGACAGCGGCTGGCTCCTGGGCACCCTGGGGCAGGTTCTGCGTGCGTCGGACTCCGGGAACGCCGAAGAGACGCTGCGCCGGGCCGTCGGATGTGAGGACAGCCCCAGCTTCGCCCACGTCGAACTCGGCGAGCTGCTCCGGGAGACGGGTCGGCTCGCCGAGTCGCGGGACGTGCTCGTCGGAGGCACCGATCGGTGGCCCGCCGACGCATGGCTCTGGGGGAGCCTCAGCGCCACCGAGTACCTGCTCCAGAACTACGACGCGGCGCTCGCGTCCTGTGACAAGGCGCTGTCCCACAACAGCACGTACCCCTGGGCATGGGTGCTCAAGGGGTCCGTACTCATGGACACCGACGAACTCGACCGGGCCGTGGAGGCCTTCGACGCCGCCCTGGAGCTGGAACCGGGCAATGGCTGGCCGTGGATGCTTCGTGGCTGGGCCCTGGAGATGCTGGGGCGGCGCGAGGACGCGCGCCGGAGCTTCCGGCACGCGGTGGACGGCGAGGCGGACGCCTGGGCGCCGATCGGGCTGGCCGACCTGCAGCTCCAGGACGGAGAGTTCGACGAGGCACGGCGCGGCTTCGAGCAGGTCCTGCGCACGCTGCTGCCGGGAGTCGACGGGTCCCAGCTGTCCCAGATCGGCTGGTGTCACCTGCGGCTGGACGCCTGCGAGCAGGCCGCGCGCGAGTTCGGCGAAGCCCTCCTCCTCGAAGAGCCCTTCAGCCCCGTCCAGTTCGACCTGGCGCTCGCGCTGCTCGGTATGGAGCCGGCCGAGCGTGCCGTAGAGGCCTACGCCGAGGCCGTCGTGGCCCTGCGCGGCGTCACGCATCCCGGCCGCAGGAGGTTCCTGCTGCACGTGGCCGAGCACGATCTGGACGTCGTACAGGCCCAGCCCAGTTTCCGGAAGGTCGACCCCGGGGTCGTGGACCTGATCCGGTGGATGCTGCGGCGCGACGGACCGGCCACACCGGATTGGAGGGAACCCATGGAAGGCAAGCTGACGCCGGAGGAGTACCACTGCGCCGTGCACGCCACCGATCTCACGGACAAGGTCGTCGAGTGCCTGTCCAGCGAGCCGACGCGGGTGGTCAACTTCGGCTTCTCCGTGCGTCGGCGCGGGGGAACGCGGAAGAGCAAGCCGTTCACCGTCGTGGTGCGGTGCCCCGGTTCGGGTTCCGGCGAGGACGCGCACGACCACGAGTTCAAGGGGGTCGTCGCGTCATGA
- a CDS encoding carbon-nitrogen hydrolase family protein: MPTLAIAALQTTPVPHDLEASRQRFVEQVRATREMFPHVQLVVVPELLLAAEGALLQPTAGDWMEQAAVTIPGPLTDRICALAVETGLWLIPGSLYERAEDGHIHNTAIAVSPQGEIVARYRKVFPWQPYEKTTPGDEFTVFDIPGVGRVGLAICYDGSFPETARQLAWLGAEIIIQPTLTPTRDREMELVCARANAWTNQVYVVNVNASDPAGVGTSAVIDPEGIVRQQAGGGEEILVDVLDLDTVTRVRRYGSAGINRPWSQLARYGESVRLPMYDGGTFRTPDWLKDEPA; the protein is encoded by the coding sequence ATGCCTACTCTGGCCATCGCCGCCTTGCAGACCACGCCCGTACCCCACGACCTCGAAGCGAGCCGGCAGCGCTTCGTCGAGCAGGTCCGGGCCACGCGCGAGATGTTCCCCCACGTCCAGCTCGTCGTCGTTCCCGAACTGCTGCTCGCCGCCGAAGGCGCCCTGCTTCAGCCGACCGCCGGCGACTGGATGGAACAGGCCGCCGTCACGATCCCGGGCCCGCTCACCGACCGGATCTGCGCCCTCGCCGTGGAGACCGGCCTGTGGCTGATCCCGGGCAGCCTCTACGAGCGCGCCGAGGACGGGCACATCCACAACACCGCCATCGCCGTCTCACCCCAGGGCGAGATCGTCGCCCGCTACCGCAAGGTCTTCCCCTGGCAGCCCTACGAGAAGACCACCCCGGGCGACGAGTTCACCGTCTTCGACATCCCCGGCGTCGGCCGCGTGGGCCTGGCCATCTGCTACGACGGCTCCTTCCCGGAAACCGCCCGCCAGCTCGCCTGGCTCGGAGCGGAGATCATCATCCAGCCCACCCTGACCCCCACCCGCGACCGCGAGATGGAACTCGTCTGCGCCCGCGCCAACGCCTGGACCAATCAGGTCTACGTCGTCAACGTCAACGCCTCCGACCCCGCCGGGGTCGGCACCAGCGCCGTCATCGACCCCGAAGGCATCGTCCGTCAACAGGCCGGAGGGGGCGAGGAGATCCTCGTCGACGTCCTCGACCTCGACACCGTCACCCGGGTCCGCCGCTACGGCTCCGCCGGAATCAACCGCCCCTGGAGCCAGCTCGCCCGCTACGGGGAGTCGGTACGGCTCCCGATGTACGACGGCGGAACGTTCCGCACACCGGACTGGCTGAAGGACGAGCCCGCGTAG
- a CDS encoding MFS transporter → MGEAEEKLRPSGPDLSKNSSTSPFRRRDFSLFWAAGAVDGLGTCASSLFLPLILLGAGYSPGLAGLVASVALVSGLVVSPIAGVFADRWPRKPMMYAAALVAAGAMGSVFVAVALGHVVLVHVLVAAVVEQAAGATYGAAASGTIRRLVPPEQYSRAIGYLQARDQAVQIVGPTLGGVLYQLARWVPLLADAASFLLVAVLSKAIRADLTPVREGPPASFTRDLAEGLRFVWAEPFLRFVVVWTAGINALLGALYFHAVLTSHAQGASPSSIGLVLTLAGVGGLLGALAAPWLVRRVPAARIVTGASWVMVPTAAGLALTSRTWAYGLLLSAVSLIVPSVAVVLQTRAVLVTPDRLLARMGTVLGTAGQGVAVLAPVAAGVLVAAYGGRAVALGCAGAFAGLALYATARARLVVREAR, encoded by the coding sequence ATGGGCGAGGCCGAGGAGAAGTTAAGACCATCCGGCCCCGACTTATCAAAGAATTCTTCCACATCCCCGTTCCGAAGACGGGATTTCTCACTCTTCTGGGCAGCGGGCGCCGTCGACGGTCTCGGCACCTGCGCTTCCTCTCTCTTTCTTCCGCTGATTCTGCTGGGCGCCGGATATTCGCCCGGACTCGCCGGACTCGTGGCGTCCGTGGCATTGGTCAGCGGACTGGTGGTCTCACCGATCGCGGGCGTCTTCGCCGACCGTTGGCCGCGCAAGCCGATGATGTACGCGGCGGCCCTGGTCGCGGCGGGGGCCATGGGATCGGTGTTCGTGGCCGTCGCCCTCGGTCATGTCGTCCTCGTCCACGTCCTCGTCGCCGCCGTGGTCGAGCAGGCGGCCGGCGCCACCTACGGGGCGGCGGCCTCCGGGACGATCCGGCGGCTGGTCCCGCCCGAGCAGTACTCCCGGGCGATCGGATACCTGCAGGCGCGGGACCAGGCGGTGCAGATCGTCGGCCCGACGCTGGGCGGCGTGCTGTACCAGCTGGCGCGGTGGGTACCGCTGCTCGCGGACGCGGCGTCGTTCCTGCTGGTGGCGGTGTTGAGCAAGGCGATCCGCGCGGACCTGACACCCGTACGGGAGGGTCCTCCCGCATCGTTCACCCGTGACCTCGCCGAAGGGCTGCGTTTCGTGTGGGCCGAGCCCTTCCTGCGCTTCGTGGTCGTGTGGACCGCCGGGATCAACGCGCTGCTCGGCGCGCTGTACTTCCACGCGGTCCTCACCTCCCACGCCCAGGGCGCCAGCCCCTCCTCGATCGGGCTCGTCCTCACCCTGGCCGGCGTCGGTGGGCTGCTGGGCGCCCTCGCCGCGCCGTGGCTGGTGCGGCGGGTGCCGGCCGCGCGGATCGTGACGGGTGCGTCGTGGGTCATGGTGCCGACGGCTGCCGGGCTTGCGCTCACGTCCCGGACCTGGGCCTACGGGCTGTTGCTGAGCGCGGTGTCGCTGATCGTGCCGTCCGTGGCGGTCGTCCTGCAGACCCGGGCGGTGCTGGTCACCCCCGATCGGCTCCTGGCCCGGATGGGGACGGTGCTGGGCACCGCCGGCCAGGGTGTCGCGGTGCTCGCGCCGGTGGCGGCGGGAGTTCTGGTCGCGGCGTACGGCGGCCGTGCGGTGGCGTTGGGCTGCGCGGGCGCGTTCGCCGGGCTGGCGCTGTACGCGACCGCCCGGGCCCGGCTCGTGGTCCGGGAGGCACGGTGA
- a CDS encoding S9 family peptidase, whose protein sequence is MTPAPPKAATRTYGVYRPVLPVTSPRNPDRMVYTGDADGRCEIFTWDRSSGAGRQVTDRPHGTLLCAVDGDEAVWWFDEDRGGSGGWRTQDFDGGPDRPALTGVPQGRPAGLALTDGGTVAVGIRGPEGLSVHLGRRGGVGIPVLHTMDSGTLCDLAPDGGLLALSGPAHSARAVTLLAPDGTTVAVLSGTRERTWALGFAPTRESLPGPTRLPGPTPLPGPTSLSGRTLLLVMRERAGRYHLGTWAPGRGLELLPWCSFDTETTARWYPGPGGARVLLRQDRHGRSRLFTADLDRRELTPVPTPEGSILDASPAADGDVHFIWTDAVNVPRAMSLSGAPLPGQSQWRLPRFGRRQDLWTPGPDGPVHTFVTTPADRPAPYPLVFLVHGGPADHDRDAYDPMVQALVGSGYAVARVNYRGSTGYGPRWRSAYSEGVGHTQVADLVRARAELLDRGIGREGAVGLCGTSWGGYLTLLAMGTRPDLWDAGVAVKPLADCVTAFRHSTPALQALDTALFGGTPDQVPDAYAHASPSSYAAAIRSPLLVVAARRDAKCPPEQVEAYLAVLRAGGVAHELMWLDSGHDGYDGADHLAVIRRSLRFLGRGLPSAPVRTEPSPHPERR, encoded by the coding sequence GTGACGCCGGCCCCGCCGAAGGCGGCCACGCGCACGTACGGCGTCTACCGGCCGGTGCTGCCGGTGACCAGCCCCCGCAACCCGGACCGGATGGTGTACACCGGGGATGCCGACGGCCGGTGCGAGATCTTCACCTGGGACCGCTCCAGCGGCGCCGGACGGCAGGTGACGGACCGTCCGCACGGCACACTCCTGTGCGCCGTCGACGGCGACGAGGCCGTGTGGTGGTTCGACGAGGACCGCGGCGGCAGCGGCGGCTGGCGCACCCAGGACTTCGACGGCGGCCCGGACCGTCCGGCGCTGACCGGGGTGCCGCAGGGGCGGCCCGCCGGACTCGCGCTGACGGACGGGGGCACGGTGGCCGTCGGCATCCGCGGCCCCGAGGGACTCAGCGTGCACTTGGGGCGGCGCGGCGGCGTCGGCATACCTGTCCTGCACACGATGGATTCCGGCACCCTGTGCGACCTGGCGCCGGACGGCGGGCTCCTTGCGCTGTCCGGGCCCGCGCACTCCGCCCGCGCTGTGACCCTGCTGGCCCCGGACGGGACCACCGTCGCCGTACTCTCCGGCACCAGGGAACGCACCTGGGCGCTCGGCTTCGCCCCCACGCGCGAGTCGTTACCGGGTCCGACGCGATTACCCGGTCCGACACCGCTACCTGGTCCGACGTCGTTGTCCGGACGCACCCTGCTGCTGGTCATGCGCGAGCGCGCCGGCCGCTACCACCTCGGCACGTGGGCACCCGGGCGTGGACTGGAGCTGCTCCCCTGGTGTTCCTTCGATACCGAGACGACCGCCCGCTGGTATCCCGGCCCGGGTGGCGCACGAGTCCTGCTCCGGCAGGACAGGCACGGCCGCAGCCGGCTGTTCACCGCCGACCTCGACCGCCGCGAGCTGACCCCCGTACCCACCCCGGAGGGGAGCATCCTCGACGCGTCACCGGCCGCCGACGGTGATGTGCACTTCATCTGGACCGACGCGGTGAACGTGCCGCGCGCGATGTCCCTTTCGGGTGCGCCACTGCCCGGCCAGAGCCAGTGGCGCCTCCCCCGGTTCGGCCGCCGCCAGGACCTGTGGACACCCGGGCCCGACGGCCCCGTGCACACGTTCGTCACCACTCCGGCCGACCGTCCCGCGCCGTACCCGCTGGTCTTCCTCGTCCACGGCGGCCCGGCCGACCACGACCGGGACGCCTACGACCCCATGGTGCAGGCCCTCGTCGGCTCGGGCTACGCCGTGGCCCGCGTCAACTACCGGGGCTCGACCGGCTACGGGCCGCGCTGGCGCTCCGCCTACTCCGAGGGCGTCGGCCACACCCAGGTCGCCGACCTGGTGCGGGCCCGGGCCGAGCTGCTGGACCGGGGTATCGGCCGCGAGGGCGCCGTGGGCCTGTGCGGCACGTCGTGGGGCGGCTATCTGACGCTGCTGGCCATGGGAACCCGTCCCGACCTGTGGGACGCCGGGGTGGCCGTGAAGCCGCTCGCCGACTGCGTCACGGCCTTCCGGCACTCCACGCCCGCCCTCCAGGCGCTGGACACCGCGCTGTTCGGCGGCACTCCGGACCAGGTGCCCGACGCCTACGCCCACGCCTCCCCGTCCTCGTACGCGGCCGCCATCCGCTCCCCGCTGCTGGTCGTCGCCGCACGGCGGGACGCCAAGTGCCCGCCGGAACAGGTCGAGGCGTACCTGGCCGTGCTGCGCGCGGGCGGTGTGGCCCACGAGCTGATGTGGCTGGACTCGGGCCATGACGGCTACGACGGTGCCGACCACCTGGCCGTGATCCGGCGGTCCCTCAGATTTCTCGGCCGCGGGCTGCCTTCGGCGCCCGTGCGGACCGAGCCGTCCCCGCACCCGGAGAGGAGGTGA
- a CDS encoding APC family permease, which yields MPNPIDAEARTGPVSTPTGKGLRGGSVGLLGAVTLGLSSVAPAYSIAVTLGFVTLIVGDLAPAALLLGFVPILLTAFAFRELNREMPDCGTTFVWTTRAFGPIVGWLTGGWVVQIATLIAMTALSQVGATYLLQLLGLHSLASSSAAVTITAVVLLAAVTSIAYRGLHLAASVQYVLLGLQLAALLGFGAAAFARDGAATPSLAWLNPFAFGDLGSFAEAVLLCLFIYWGWDALITANEETRDGDRVAGQAAVISTLVLLGTYLFTAFAAISFAGTDAAGAGLGNPDNAADILSTLAPPVLGAAAAKVMELAVCVSAAAALLTCLVGSSRGTLSMAGHGALPRAFARIHPRHRTPAFGTLFFGAAAACLLVLLRLVSVDFLGDAILCIGLLIACYYGTTALACVWYFRGRLRDSPRDLLLRGILPLLGGLTMLAAFARSAHDMYDPAYGSTSFHGIGGVFLLGAGAIAAGILALLTARTRFHRFFRDGRTTVAELTVTED from the coding sequence ATGCCCAACCCGATCGACGCCGAGGCAAGAACCGGGCCCGTGTCCACCCCGACGGGCAAGGGGCTGCGCGGCGGTTCGGTGGGCCTGCTCGGCGCCGTCACTCTCGGGCTGTCCTCCGTCGCCCCGGCCTACAGCATCGCCGTCACCCTCGGCTTCGTGACGCTGATCGTCGGTGACCTCGCTCCGGCCGCGCTCCTGCTGGGCTTCGTCCCGATCCTGCTCACCGCCTTCGCCTTCAGGGAGCTCAACCGGGAGATGCCGGACTGCGGCACCACCTTCGTGTGGACCACCCGCGCTTTCGGGCCGATCGTCGGCTGGCTCACCGGCGGCTGGGTGGTCCAGATCGCCACGCTCATCGCGATGACGGCCCTGTCCCAGGTCGGCGCCACCTACCTGCTCCAGCTGCTCGGCCTGCACTCCCTGGCCTCCAGCAGCGCCGCCGTGACGATCACCGCCGTGGTGCTGCTGGCCGCGGTCACCTCGATCGCCTACCGGGGACTGCACCTCGCGGCCTCCGTCCAGTACGTGCTGCTCGGACTCCAGCTGGCCGCCCTGCTCGGCTTCGGTGCCGCCGCCTTCGCCCGCGACGGCGCCGCCACTCCGTCCCTGGCCTGGCTCAATCCCTTCGCGTTCGGCGATCTCGGCTCCTTCGCCGAGGCCGTACTGCTGTGCCTGTTCATCTACTGGGGCTGGGACGCGCTGATCACCGCGAACGAGGAGACCCGCGACGGGGACCGCGTCGCCGGCCAGGCCGCCGTCATCTCCACCCTCGTCCTGCTGGGGACCTACCTGTTCACCGCCTTCGCGGCGATCAGCTTCGCCGGCACGGACGCCGCCGGCGCGGGGCTGGGCAATCCCGACAACGCCGCCGACATCCTGTCCACCCTCGCCCCGCCCGTACTCGGCGCGGCAGCGGCCAAGGTGATGGAGCTGGCCGTGTGCGTCTCGGCCGCCGCGGCCCTGCTCACCTGTCTCGTCGGCTCCTCCCGCGGCACCCTGTCCATGGCCGGCCACGGCGCCCTGCCCCGCGCCTTCGCCCGCATCCACCCCCGCCACCGCACGCCCGCCTTCGGAACCCTCTTCTTCGGCGCGGCGGCGGCCTGCCTGCTCGTACTCCTCAGGCTCGTCTCCGTGGACTTCCTCGGCGACGCCATCCTCTGCATCGGACTGCTCATCGCCTGCTACTACGGCACCACCGCCCTGGCCTGCGTCTGGTACTTCCGGGGACGGCTGCGCGACTCCCCGCGCGACCTCCTGCTGCGCGGGATCCTGCCCCTGCTGGGTGGCCTGACGATGCTGGCCGCCTTCGCCCGCAGCGCTCACGACATGTACGACCCGGCCTACGGCAGCACCTCCTTCCACGGCATCGGCGGAGTCTTCCTCCTCGGCGCCGGCGCCATCGCCGCCGGAATCCTGGCCCTGCTGACAGCCCGCACCCGCTTCCACCGCTTCTTCCGCGACGGCCGCACCACGGTCGCCGAACTCACCGTCACCGAGGACTGA
- a CDS encoding CAP domain-containing protein, which produces MRQSTGIERGAELVLAARNGDPWAREQLVTAHLPLIRTTVALAMSGRGGTEHGDHVEHVVRETMLRALDGLHTVSDPGTFRPWLVAIAVDGIRRHRHAQPAGFAYGDVAVPAAGQHLTGQAYEITTAARWLDPDDGELLALWRLECTGELTRYETAAALRWSVEDTTVRVEALQARFDAARVVAGALSENPSCPFLSREAAGWDGRPSAPWRDHLTQHTLACAHCATRWSGLVPAGFLLTATAPAGSSGASEDERERATPSYAPDSYETIEQPYAAAIGDLTEPYLLAGPPEPGRPHISRHGAATASSAPGRRGSRAALRRRRQTQDRNRRRAVIAAGVVVMAVTGGAFSLHGGRGGNDEILEANRLSAPGPDLPVAHDPSAHSAAPLTASAIPSASPSTSKSAAARPSGTASPTARTTTAPPRPTRTTPPVQVKTTPPRTTAPASPSQSAGTGTGTGSNSTANTGTNTGADAGTNNDAGAGAQNDQGQSSAADQVVALVNAERAKAGCGPLSANGTLTRAAQDHSEDMAARDFFDHTNPDGDGPGERVTAAGYPWSTYGENIAMGQSTPEQVMDSWMNSPGHRANILNCSFKEIGIGIHSEGGPYWTQVFGAR; this is translated from the coding sequence GTGCGGCAGAGCACAGGAATCGAGCGGGGCGCGGAGCTGGTCCTGGCGGCGCGGAACGGTGACCCGTGGGCGCGGGAGCAGCTGGTCACCGCCCACCTGCCCCTGATCCGTACCACCGTGGCGCTCGCCATGAGCGGCCGAGGGGGTACCGAGCACGGCGATCACGTCGAGCATGTCGTACGGGAGACGATGCTGCGCGCCCTCGACGGTCTGCACACCGTTTCCGATCCCGGCACCTTCCGGCCGTGGCTGGTCGCGATCGCCGTGGACGGGATCCGCAGGCACCGCCACGCGCAGCCGGCCGGTTTCGCGTACGGGGACGTCGCGGTCCCGGCTGCCGGGCAGCACCTCACGGGTCAGGCCTACGAGATCACCACGGCGGCGCGGTGGCTGGACCCGGACGACGGCGAGCTGCTGGCCCTGTGGCGGCTCGAGTGCACGGGTGAGCTGACCCGCTACGAGACCGCGGCCGCGCTGCGGTGGTCGGTCGAGGACACGACGGTACGCGTCGAGGCGCTACAGGCCCGGTTCGACGCGGCCCGGGTCGTGGCGGGCGCGCTGTCCGAGAACCCGTCCTGCCCCTTCCTGAGCCGAGAGGCAGCGGGCTGGGACGGCCGCCCCTCCGCCCCGTGGCGCGACCACTTGACCCAGCACACGCTGGCCTGCGCGCACTGCGCGACCCGCTGGAGCGGACTGGTCCCCGCGGGGTTCCTCCTGACGGCCACGGCACCCGCGGGTTCGTCCGGGGCGAGTGAGGACGAGCGGGAGCGCGCGACACCTTCGTACGCCCCCGACTCGTACGAAACCATCGAGCAGCCGTACGCAGCCGCAATAGGCGACCTGACGGAGCCGTACCTCCTGGCCGGGCCTCCGGAGCCCGGCCGCCCCCACATATCCCGCCACGGGGCTGCCACCGCCTCCTCGGCGCCGGGCCGACGCGGCTCGCGCGCGGCTCTCCGCCGCCGTCGTCAGACACAGGATCGGAATCGGCGCCGGGCCGTCATCGCGGCTGGTGTCGTGGTCATGGCGGTCACGGGCGGGGCGTTCTCGCTGCACGGCGGCCGTGGAGGGAACGACGAGATCCTCGAAGCGAACCGGCTGTCGGCTCCGGGCCCGGACCTGCCGGTCGCCCACGACCCGTCCGCCCACTCCGCGGCCCCGCTTACGGCATCGGCGATCCCTTCCGCCTCGCCGTCCACCTCCAAGTCCGCCGCCGCACGCCCCTCCGGGACGGCATCGCCCACGGCGCGGACGACCACCGCGCCGCCCCGTCCGACCCGCACGACCCCGCCGGTCCAGGTGAAGACGACCCCGCCCCGTACCACGGCGCCCGCGAGCCCCTCGCAGTCAGCCGGCACCGGCACCGGCACGGGCTCGAATTCCACCGCCAATACAGGCACGAACACGGGGGCGGACGCGGGAACGAACAACGACGCCGGTGCCGGAGCGCAGAACGACCAGGGCCAGAGCTCGGCCGCCGACCAGGTCGTGGCCCTCGTCAACGCGGAGCGCGCCAAGGCGGGCTGTGGCCCGCTGTCGGCGAACGGGACCCTGACCAGGGCGGCCCAGGACCACTCCGAGGACATGGCGGCGCGTGACTTCTTCGACCACACCAATCCCGACGGCGACGGCCCGGGGGAGCGGGTGACGGCAGCCGGCTACCCCTGGTCGACGTACGGCGAGAACATCGCCATGGGCCAGAGCACGCCGGAACAGGTCATGGACTCCTGGATGAACAGCCCGGGGCACCGCGCGAACATCCTCAACTGCTCGTTCAAGGAGATCGGCATCGGCATCCACTCCGAGGGCGGCCCCTACTGGACTCAGGTCTTCGGCGCCCGCTGA